gtacttatatttttttaatataatttttattaaaaataaaaaagatcttaaattatattaaaaatagaaagcatcttaataaattcaaaatgtaatataatattttattgatataatttgtgaaaatttaaatttaaatttaaaaaaaaaattaattaacttaggagatatattgttaaattttatgcttaattaaactaaaaaatttaatttgtaatttaagatatatatatatattaaaaaaaaaaagctttatgACAATCTTCTTCCAAACGACGTCGCTTTGGGGAAAATGTGGGCAGACTAAGGAAATTACGAAAACACCCCAATAACAGCTTTACCAAACtttgaaaaatcaaacacaaattatcatttaatttccAAACCAAAAACTGTCTCCGAGGAAGGATTCGTCGGTCGATCTGGAAATGGGTTCTCAGGTATCCAAACAGGTCGAACGGCGGAAGACCATTCACACGGAGAAGAAAGCTCTGGTGGAGCTCCGGCAGAGCGCCGGCGAGGATTTTCCAGGGTCCGATTACCGACCACCGGATAGAAAAAACTGGATGGCGAATCTCGGCTCCGAAAGAACGCGCGTAAACCAAATCGTTTGGCCAGGGACTCACGATTCTGCAACCGACGATATCGGAATTCCCTTCATCACGCGCCCTTTCGCCCAGTGTCAATCACTCTCCATCTACGACCAGCTCGTGTTAGGCACGCGCCTTTTCGATATCCGTATTCAAGAAAATCGGTTAGTCTGCCATGGAATCCTCTCAACTTACAGCGTCGACGTCGTTTTTGCCGACGTAAAGAAATTCCTCGCCGAAACACAATCGGAAATCATTATCCTCGAGATCCGAACCGAATTCGGCCACGATGACCCGCCCGATTTCGACAAATACGTGGTGGAACAACTCGGCGATCATTTAATCCACAACGACGATCGGGTGTTCCAGAAGACGATTAAGGAATTGTTGCCGAGGAGAGTGATCTGCATTTGGAAGCCGAGGAAATCGCCGGCACCGAAGCGCGGCGAGCCGTTATGGAGCGGTGGGTATTTGAAGGACAATTGGATCAACACGGATCTGCCATGGAAGAAGTTCGAGAGCAATCTGCAATTCTTGGCGGCGCAGGCGCCGGTGTCGAGCCGGAAGTACTTTTACAGAGTGGAGAATACGGTGACGCCGACGGCCGATAATCCAGTGGTGTGTGTGAAGCCGGTGACGAGGAGGATCCGTGGATTTGCTCGGTTGTTTATTAATCAGAGCTTCGCGAAGGGCGTGGCTGACAAATTGCAGGTTTTGTCGACGGATTTTATTGATGCAGATTTCGTGGATGCTTGTGTTGGGCTTACCAGTGCAAGAATTGAAGGGAAGGCCTaaaaatttgggtttttttttttattaattaaattgataaatCTATGATTAATTTGTGTGGGTTTGTTTGTGATAAATGTATAATTATTGGTAATTAATTAGAGTTATGAATGGATAAATTATTAAACCCGAGCTAACTTGTCTATGATCTTAAAAAATGGAATCACTTATTGTAGACTCATTCAGAATGATTATGATCTAGTTCGTAACTTATTAGAAgtgcattttttaaatgattaaatttatctgattattaaattttatatttaataaaacattGGACGTAGTAAGTCTATGATGGACCTTTTAATgtgataaaaaattgaaaacatgttaaaattcaaacatattatataccaatttaaaaattttaaaaatttagagttcaacgtgtatatatatatatatatatatatatttaaaaaaaattagagttgATTAATGAGTTAATTTAACtatatagaaaatttaaagaaatttggagaaagaccatataaaatcaatttaaagaACAACCgtataaaattagttttattaaaatttaaataataataataataataatatgcaattatgttggatgatgaaagtctcacatccgCCAATTTaagtaaatttaaatactCTCAATACCCTTTTGGAAAAGTCAAGGCAAACTAACGAAAGCTTatacttaaagtggacaatatcatactattgtggagagtcgtgttcatctaacatgatatcatatGTTAAAAGTGGACAGAACAGATTACgtatacaaatttaaattatgttcaacCAGGTGGTGTTTGAAACCACAAATTCGGCAATATTTTCgtcccaacaaaaaaaaaacaaaacattttgtGCCTAAATTCACATGTCTTATCCTTAAAACACTGTGAAGCTGACTCACATCCTCATCACAAATGTACAAATCTCAtactactttttatttttattttaaattatctaaattcattgtaaaaaatatatatgaatcaACTAAAACTtgagtataaatatatatattaataaagaaattcaaaattaatcgTGTTTTGCTTCtaacaattttatgttggattaggaaatattttttaaaatatatttaaaaataaaaattgaaatattttttaaaaaatctagaTGGACACGtggattaattttatattttccaattttgcCCTCGAAATGGATAAGACTTCCACAcacatatcatcatcatacgtGAAAAAACGATTGTTCCTTTTCCGCCTCGGCGCACTCTATAAAATCCCACTTCCTCTGTCCCTTCCATTTCAACAATGGCTTTCTCCTTATGCACTTCCTTCACCCACTCCCCTCTCCGTCCATCCGTACAGCGGCGGAATCCAGCCGTGGTTGCGTCGGCGACCTCCACAGCGACGGATCGAACGACGGGGCTGCGTTTCGGCGTCGAAATGTCAATTGGGCATTCGTCGTTTTACGAGGTGCTTGGGATTCCGACGACAGCTTCTAGCCGGGAGATCAAGGCGGCGTACCGGAAACTGGCGAGGATCTGTCATCCGGATGTGGTGGCGAAGAATTCGGCGGAGGAGTTTATTAAGATTCAGACGGCGTATTCGACATTGTCGGATCCGGTTAAAAGGGCGGATTACGACAGGGAGATTTACAGAGGTCGAGTGATTTCGGTTTCGGGTACGCCGGTGTCGGGATATTCCGGTTACTACACGCGGCGGAATTGGGAATCCGACCAATGTTGGTAGcgaaattgaattaaaaaaagatgtaAAAATTAGGGGCGGATTTCAAGAACAGAATTAATTCTGCTTTTaattcttcttattattattattattatctactGTGAATAATTCTGGAGCTGGTGGAGCAACCGAGCGAGCGACGTCGTTTTGAAATGTATAAATCTTGCAATTCAATTGACTGTTAACTGTCcccattttatatatttatatcttttttatttatttatttattaaattttcaatttctcctattttatttattattatgttttaaattattaaatatcaaagtTTATCGGtacaaaatgacaatgacTCCAGTTTGAGAACAATGCTAGACAAACTTTTATATAGTCATAACAATACTAAATTCTTATATATGAATCAGAATAAcactaatatttatatatgaattAAGATGATTTATGTACGAATATGGGAGGTGAatcaaatgaatttaatagattCATGAATTGAAGTCGGAATGTACCAAAAGTATTCATGACAACTCGCAACACCTCCAACGCTCCATGATCAATTTAGGGAGTTAGGTacgttcttgttcttgaataatttttcGACACGGTCGTGATACGAATCTAAAATTCTTTTCTAGCTTTGAACGGTAAAAATTCATTCTCGACAATTTGTTCAAGTTTGTTTCACGTTTCTTGAAAAGATTATACTCTAGAATGTATCTTCTTGTCGATAATGTGAGTTATTAAACAACGAACACAACTCACAAAACGTTCTTTTGAGAATGGTGTCAACCAGAGTTTTCAAGTCTTCGACTTACGGCAGCCAACACTAGGCTAAGTGATTGTTCTAATGCCAATATCATTGTATAGCCCGTTCGAGTGGATTTAGTATAGTGCATtaatgactctccacaatggtatgtattgtccgctttgagcATGAGCTCttgtggctttgttttgggcttcccaaaaggtctcatacgaatagagatagtattactcacttataaacacatgataatttcctaaattagccaatatgggattcactcccaataatcctcaacaatcttccctcgaacaaagtacattgtaagcctcccctgaggcttatggagctctcaaatagcctccccttaattgagtctcagactcctttctctggagccctcgaacaaaatacaccatttgttcgacactttagtcacttttgactacaccttcgagactcacctccccttaatcgagtctcgactcctttctctggagccctcgaacaaaatacaccatttgttcgacactttagtcactttcgactacaccttcgagactcacaattctttgttcgatatttgaggattctatgatcatgactaagtttagggcatggctctgataccatgttagtaatcacgactctccacaatagtatgatattgttcactttgagcataagctctcatgactttactttgagcttcctcaaaagacctcataccaatggagatagtattcctcacctataaacccatgatcattccctaaattagttcATGGGACTCGCTCCCAATAATCTTCAACACCTCGACCACCCAATTTAAACTCAAGTTGTAATTAGTGTCAcaataaaagaagaattaaagtttatttatttttaaaggatTAATGATAATCTAGAGtatgaatattttgaaattttaaaatttattttaagattatatttacaattaacaggaaaaaaaaaaagaaaaaaaatatttaacgcTGTctgttttagaaaaaatgataaaatacaattaaaaattgGGGGCCATAAATAGAAaggttttctatttttacaaattaaaatacataaaagaaaaaattagaacatAATAGAGCCGAAATTAGGGGGGGCCCACCTCTCGCCTCCGTGTCCCCTCTCAATCCACTATTCCGACTGTCATGTCGAATTTTTTCTAATTCCCcccgaaaaaaaaagaaaaaaaaaaacagaggaatttTCCGGCGAACAATCGGTCCCCCGTTTCGGCCATGGCCGGCATTGTCAAGGAGATCCTGGCAAGGCCCATCCAACTGGCCGACCAGGTGACCAAAAACGCCGATTGCGCCCAAACCTTCAAGCAAGAATGCATCGAACTCAAAACCAAAACCGAAAAACTCGCCATCCTCCTCCGCCAAGCCGCCCGCGCCAGCAACGAGCTTTACGAGCGTCCCACCCGCCGCATCATCGACGACACCGAGCAAGTTCTTGACAAGGCCTTCACCCTCGTCATGAAATGTCGTTCCAATGGTATAATGAAACGTATGTTCACCATTATCAACGCTGCCTCCTTCAAAAAAATCTCTACCCAGCTCGAAAATTCCATCGGCGATGTCTCTTGGCTTCTCCGCGTCTCCATCCCCGCGGAGGATCGCGACGATGAATACCTCGGCCTTCCTCCCATCGCTTCTAATGAACCCATTTTGGGTCTCATTTGGGAACAGGTCGCGATTCTTCACACGGGTACTTTAGAAGAACGATCCGACGCTGCCGCTTCTCTGGCATCCTTAGCTCGAGACAACGATCGTTACGGGAAATTGATTATTGAAGAAGGCGGCGTTGTGCCGCTTCTGAAATTGGCTAAGGAAGGGCGAATGGAAGGTCAAGAATACGCCGCGAGGGCCATTGGGTTATTGGGTCGAGACTCGGAGAGCGTGGAACAGATTGTGAATTGTGGGGTGTGCTCTGTTTTCGCGAAAATCCTCAAAGATGGGCATATGCAGGTTCAATGCGTGGTGGCTTGGGCTGTCTCGGAAATGGCGACTTACCATCCCAAATGTCAAGACCATTTCGCTCAAAACAATGTGATTCGGCTTCTGGTTAGCCATCTCGCCTTCGAGACCATCCAAGAACATAGCCGCTACACCATTCCTTCCAAGCAATCGATTCATTCGGTGTTGATGGCTAATACGAATGGTTCCGAACATGGTGAAGACGAGTATAAACAAGTGAATCACCCAACTGGGAATCAATTGCCTAGCCAAATGCATAATGTAGTTACCGACACATTGTTTATGAAGAATCCTGTAAAGGGTCAGTCCAATACTCATGAATCACAAAACCCACAAAAGGGTAATCATCACAGCACTACGCGGCCGCACCACCACGCCGCACTGTCAGGGACTAGCATAAAGGGTAGGGAATACGAGGACCCTGCTACAAAGGCCCAAATGAAAGCCATGGCTGCTAGATCTCTATGGCAACTATGCAAAGGGAATGTTACCATTTGCCGCAACATAACAGAGTCGAGAGCTCTGTTATGCTTTGCAGTTCTATTAGAGACAGGTTCCGTGGATGTCAAGTACTATTCCGCCATGGCATTGATGGAAATCACCGCCGTCGCCGAGCAGAACGCCGAGCTTCGTCGATCTGGGTTCAAACCCACCTCCCCTGCCGCCAAGGCCGTCGTGGATCAGTTACTGAAAATCGTTGAGAGAGCGAATTGCGAGCTGCTGATGCCGTCGATCCAAGCGATTGGGCACTTGGCTAGGACGTTCAGAGCCACGGAGACCAGGATCATCGGGCCGCTGGTGAAGCTGCTGGATGAACGAGAAGCAGAGGTGTCAATGGAGGCGGTGATTGCACTGAACAAATTCGCGTGTACAGACAACTTCCTACATGAAAACCATTGCAAAGCGATCATAGAAGCGGGTGGAACGAAGCATCTAATCCAGTTGGTGTATTTTGGAGAACAAATGGTTCAAATTCCTTCGTTGATTCTGCTGTGTTACATAGCTTTACATGTTCCTGATAGTGAGACGCTAGCACAAGAAGAGGTACTGATAGTGCTGGAATGGTCTGCAAAACAGGCGCACTTAGTGGAAGAACCCACCATAGAAGGTCTGCTGCCAGAAGCTAAGAGTAGGTTGGAACTTTATCAGTCCAGAGGTTCGAGAGGatttcattgatttttcttcatcttcttcatcttcttcatcttcttcatcttcatcttcttcttacaAAATCTGTATAATAATTGTTCTCTTTGTTCCATCTTTGATCAAAGTGTATGTAAATTAGTTTGCTGTGATTACGGGTAATGGATTAGAAAAGCCCTCCAACCCTCCATCCACCTTTCTCAACTTTTCTTCTCCCTTCCTTCCTTCGGAAGATCTCtcgatgaaagtcccacgtgtgctaatttagggaatgatcataggtttataagtgagtaatacgaggtcttttggggaagcccaaagcaaagccatgagagcttatcataccattgtggagagtcgtgttcgtcgtCTAACACTCTCAACTATTGTCGTACGGTTTTCAAAACGTGCCATGGAGAGgtatccacacccttataaggattgTCTCTACAATCGATgcaggatctcacaatccacactaGTGACATCAACCTCATAAAGGGCTCATgatatttcttacttatagaCCCATGATCCTCCCCTCACACACCTTACCTTTATAAGGATTCTCTCTACgatggggatctcacaatccacactaGTGACATCAACCTCATAAAGAGCTCGTGATATTTAAGGTAAACTtatctcccaacaatcctaaGCACGTTCGAGAGCCAAACTACCCAAACTATtagagagaaaaggaagaatcgAATTAAACTATCACACAAAGCTAATCAAG
The Cucurbita pepo subsp. pepo cultivar mu-cu-16 chromosome LG16, ASM280686v2, whole genome shotgun sequence genome window above contains:
- the LOC111777496 gene encoding PI-PLC X-box domain-containing protein DDB_G0293730-like; its protein translation is MGSQVSKQVERRKTIHTEKKALVELRQSAGEDFPGSDYRPPDRKNWMANLGSERTRVNQIVWPGTHDSATDDIGIPFITRPFAQCQSLSIYDQLVLGTRLFDIRIQENRLVCHGILSTYSVDVVFADVKKFLAETQSEIIILEIRTEFGHDDPPDFDKYVVEQLGDHLIHNDDRVFQKTIKELLPRRVICIWKPRKSPAPKRGEPLWSGGYLKDNWINTDLPWKKFESNLQFLAAQAPVSSRKYFYRVENTVTPTADNPVVCVKPVTRRIRGFARLFINQSFAKGVADKLQVLSTDFIDADFVDACVGLTSARIEGKA
- the LOC111777510 gene encoding chaperone protein dnaJ 11, chloroplastic-like, producing MAFSLCTSFTHSPLRPSVQRRNPAVVASATSTATDRTTGLRFGVEMSIGHSSFYEVLGIPTTASSREIKAAYRKLARICHPDVVAKNSAEEFIKIQTAYSTLSDPVKRADYDREIYRGRVISVSGTPVSGYSGYYTRRNWESDQCW
- the LOC111777500 gene encoding uncharacterized protein LOC111777500, which produces MAGIVKEILARPIQLADQVTKNADCAQTFKQECIELKTKTEKLAILLRQAARASNELYERPTRRIIDDTEQVLDKAFTLVMKCRSNGIMKRMFTIINAASFKKISTQLENSIGDVSWLLRVSIPAEDRDDEYLGLPPIASNEPILGLIWEQVAILHTGTLEERSDAAASLASLARDNDRYGKLIIEEGGVVPLLKLAKEGRMEGQEYAARAIGLLGRDSESVEQIVNCGVCSVFAKILKDGHMQVQCVVAWAVSEMATYHPKCQDHFAQNNVIRLLVSHLAFETIQEHSRYTIPSKQSIHSVLMANTNGSEHGEDEYKQVNHPTGNQLPSQMHNVVTDTLFMKNPVKGQSNTHESQNPQKGNHHSTTRPHHHAALSGTSIKGREYEDPATKAQMKAMAARSLWQLCKGNVTICRNITESRALLCFAVLLETGSVDVKYYSAMALMEITAVAEQNAELRRSGFKPTSPAAKAVVDQLLKIVERANCELLMPSIQAIGHLARTFRATETRIIGPLVKLLDEREAEVSMEAVIALNKFACTDNFLHENHCKAIIEAGGTKHLIQLVYFGEQMVQIPSLILLCYIALHVPDSETLAQEEVLIVLEWSAKQAHLVEEPTIEGLLPEAKSRLELYQSRGSRGFH